The following proteins come from a genomic window of Streptomyces liliiviolaceus:
- a CDS encoding beta-L-arabinofuranosidase domain-containing protein has protein sequence MSSSLSRRRLLQAAGATVAASAGGTLVGASTAHAAVPPARADIGVSAYSFGFGQVRLTASRWLDNQNRTAAYLRFVDVDRLLYVFRANHKLSTAGAAANGGWDAPDFPFRSHVQGHFLTAWAQLYAVTGDTVARDKAVRTVAELAKCQANNSAAGFSTGYLCGYPESDFSALEQGTLSNGNVPYYTIHKTLAGLLDVWRLLGSTQARDVLLALAGWVDTRTGRLTGQQMQTMLGVEFGGMNDVLCDLYQQTGDARWLTVAQRFDHAAVFTPLAANSDQLNGLHANTQVPKWIGALREYKATGTTRYRDIATNAWNMTVGSHTYAIGGNSQAEHFRAPNAIASYLRQDTCESCNTYNMLKLTRDLFAVTPNRAELFDFYEQAWLNHMIGQQNPADAHGHVTYFTPLSPGGRRGVGPAWGGGTWSTDYNSFWCCQGTGVETHTRLMDSVYFHDGGSTLTVNLFVPSVLTWSQRGITVTQTTSFPTSDTTTLKVTGSVAGTWAMRIRIPGWTTAATISVNGVAQDITATPGTYATLTRAWTSGDTVTVRLPMRVVVRPTPDSAGTAAVTYGPVVLAGDYGDSTPSGLPLLDTGTITRSGTSSLAFTATANGSTVDLGPFHDAHGFNYTVYWNTSGVAPTYVRLANVASSLVLGIQDMSTADGGLALQWTDSGTADHDWELIEDGAAVRIRNVNSGKVLGVRDMSTADNASVLQWADNGTADHLWTLLDQGDGTYKIRNGNSGKLLGIAGNSTAVGAFAVQSPDDGSADNRWRVVRI, from the coding sequence ATGTCCTCTTCGCTCAGCAGACGACGCCTCCTGCAGGCGGCCGGAGCCACGGTCGCCGCCTCCGCGGGCGGTACTCTCGTCGGCGCCTCCACGGCACACGCGGCCGTTCCTCCCGCCCGTGCCGACATCGGGGTCTCCGCGTACTCCTTCGGTTTCGGTCAGGTGCGGCTGACCGCGAGCCGGTGGCTGGACAACCAGAACCGCACGGCCGCCTATCTGCGGTTCGTGGACGTGGACCGGCTGCTGTACGTCTTCCGCGCCAACCACAAGCTCTCCACGGCAGGCGCCGCCGCGAACGGCGGCTGGGACGCGCCCGACTTCCCCTTCCGCAGCCATGTCCAGGGGCACTTCCTCACCGCCTGGGCGCAGTTGTACGCCGTCACCGGGGACACGGTCGCCCGGGACAAGGCGGTCCGTACGGTGGCGGAGCTGGCCAAGTGCCAGGCCAACAACAGCGCCGCCGGATTCAGTACCGGATACCTCTGCGGCTATCCCGAGTCGGACTTCTCCGCCCTCGAACAGGGCACCCTGAGCAACGGCAACGTGCCGTACTACACGATCCACAAGACGCTCGCCGGGCTGCTGGACGTGTGGCGTCTGCTCGGCAGCACCCAGGCCCGGGACGTCCTGCTCGCCCTGGCGGGCTGGGTCGACACCCGTACCGGCCGGCTCACCGGCCAGCAGATGCAGACGATGCTGGGTGTGGAGTTCGGCGGCATGAACGACGTGCTGTGCGACCTCTACCAGCAGACGGGCGACGCACGGTGGCTGACCGTCGCCCAACGCTTCGACCACGCGGCGGTGTTCACCCCGCTGGCCGCGAACTCGGACCAGCTCAACGGACTGCACGCCAACACCCAGGTCCCCAAGTGGATCGGTGCCCTGCGCGAGTACAAGGCCACCGGCACCACCCGCTACCGGGACATCGCCACCAACGCGTGGAACATGACCGTCGGTTCGCACACCTACGCCATCGGCGGCAACAGCCAGGCGGAGCACTTCCGCGCGCCGAACGCGATCGCCTCGTACCTGAGACAGGACACCTGCGAGAGCTGCAACACGTACAACATGCTCAAGCTCACCCGGGACCTGTTCGCCGTGACGCCGAACCGGGCCGAGCTGTTCGACTTCTACGAGCAGGCCTGGCTGAACCACATGATCGGCCAGCAGAACCCGGCGGACGCCCACGGCCACGTCACCTACTTCACCCCGCTCAGTCCGGGCGGCCGGCGCGGGGTGGGTCCGGCCTGGGGCGGCGGCACCTGGAGCACCGACTACAACAGTTTCTGGTGCTGTCAGGGCACCGGCGTGGAGACGCACACCCGGCTGATGGACTCCGTCTACTTCCACGACGGCGGCTCGACGCTCACCGTGAACCTGTTCGTGCCGTCGGTGCTCACCTGGTCGCAGCGCGGGATCACCGTCACCCAGACCACCTCGTTCCCGACGAGTGACACCACCACGCTGAAGGTCACCGGCAGTGTCGCCGGAACGTGGGCCATGCGCATCCGCATCCCCGGCTGGACAACCGCGGCCACGATCAGCGTCAACGGCGTGGCGCAGGACATCACCGCCACCCCCGGCACCTACGCCACCCTGACCAGGGCCTGGACCTCCGGCGACACCGTCACCGTACGGCTGCCGATGCGGGTCGTCGTACGGCCCACCCCCGACAGCGCGGGCACCGCCGCGGTCACCTACGGACCGGTCGTGCTGGCGGGCGACTACGGCGACAGCACACCGAGTGGGCTGCCGCTGCTGGACACCGGCACCATCACGCGCAGCGGCACGAGTTCACTCGCCTTCACCGCGACCGCCAACGGCTCGACGGTGGACCTGGGGCCCTTCCACGACGCGCACGGCTTCAACTACACCGTCTACTGGAACACCAGCGGCGTCGCCCCCACGTACGTACGTCTCGCCAATGTCGCCAGCAGTCTGGTCCTCGGCATCCAGGACATGTCCACCGCCGACGGAGGTCTCGCCCTCCAGTGGACCGACAGCGGCACCGCCGACCACGACTGGGAGCTGATCGAGGACGGGGCGGCGGTCCGGATCCGTAACGTCAACAGCGGCAAGGTCCTCGGGGTGCGGGACATGTCCACCGCGGACAACGCGAGCGTCCTCCAGTGGGCGGACAACGGCACCGCGGACCACCTGTGGACGCTGCTCGACCAGGGCGACGGCACCTACAAGATCCGTAACGGCAACAGCGGCAAACTGCTCGGCATCGCGGGCAACTCGACCGCCGTGGGGGCCTTCGCGGTGCAGTCGCCCGACGACGGGTCCGCCGACAACCGGTGGCGCGTCGTGCGGATCTGA
- a CDS encoding phosphogluconate dehydrogenase C-terminal domain-containing protein has product MATEIQTQADVKTVAVIGAAGKMGQRVSNNLVESDFRVLFSEASPKGQELIRELGRELTESADAVAEADVVILAVPDVVLGKVSEELVPLMKPDTVVLTLDPAAAYAGLLFNREDIHYACAHPCHPSVFLERTTKEEWQDTFGGIAAPQEVVAAYEGGDEAKQELADSVIRVMYAPVVDVHWVTVKQLAVLEPTLVETIACMVGALLTEALHETVHTVGVPEKAARAMLLGHTQVALANTLKGSNPFSDACLIAMDYGRESIVRDDWKKVFEDDELDKVITRMLKIKEIKR; this is encoded by the coding sequence ATGGCCACCGAGATCCAGACCCAGGCAGACGTCAAGACCGTCGCCGTCATCGGGGCCGCCGGCAAGATGGGCCAGCGCGTCTCCAACAACCTGGTCGAGAGCGACTTCCGGGTGCTCTTCAGCGAGGCCTCGCCCAAGGGCCAGGAGCTGATCCGCGAGCTGGGCCGCGAACTGACCGAGTCCGCCGACGCCGTCGCCGAGGCCGACGTGGTCATCCTCGCCGTCCCGGACGTCGTCCTCGGCAAGGTCTCCGAGGAACTCGTCCCGCTGATGAAGCCGGACACGGTCGTGCTCACCCTCGACCCGGCCGCCGCCTACGCCGGACTGCTGTTCAACCGCGAGGACATCCACTACGCCTGTGCCCACCCCTGCCACCCGTCGGTGTTCCTGGAGCGCACCACCAAGGAGGAGTGGCAGGACACCTTCGGTGGCATCGCCGCCCCGCAGGAGGTCGTGGCCGCGTACGAGGGCGGCGACGAGGCCAAGCAGGAACTGGCCGACTCCGTCATCCGCGTGATGTACGCGCCCGTGGTCGACGTCCACTGGGTCACCGTCAAGCAGCTCGCCGTCCTGGAGCCGACCCTCGTCGAGACGATCGCCTGCATGGTCGGCGCCCTGCTCACCGAGGCGCTGCACGAGACGGTCCACACCGTCGGTGTCCCGGAGAAGGCGGCCCGCGCGATGCTCCTGGGCCACACCCAGGTCGCCCTCGCGAACACCCTCAAGGGTTCCAACCCGTTCTCGGACGCCTGCCTGATCGCCATGGACTACGGCCGTGAGTCCATCGTGCGCGACGACTGGAAGAAGGTCTTCGAGGACGACGAGCTCGACAAGGTCATCACGCGCATGCTGAAGATCAAGGAGATCAAGCGCTGA
- a CDS encoding sugar phosphate isomerase/epimerase family protein encodes MAYGISTYAYFWRFSSRAPRPMTLAEMLRDTAELGGQVFQICDYAPIESYDSAQLADVRATADDLGLRLELGTRGVRPAHLLKYLDMARQLDVTLVRSMLNTADHRPDTTEAVSLLKEVVPPYEDAGVTLGLETYEQVSTDDLLAVVRGVDSERLGVVLDPGNSVARLERPVDVVTATAPHVVNIHVKDFAFTRRDGWVGFTYAGCPLGEGLLDYDAMIAAVRAARPDADGINQIVEHWLPWQDEGFDATARLEDQWTQHSINTLLRSK; translated from the coding sequence ATGGCCTACGGCATCAGCACGTACGCGTACTTCTGGCGCTTCTCGTCCCGGGCACCCCGGCCGATGACACTCGCCGAGATGCTGCGCGACACCGCCGAACTGGGCGGCCAGGTCTTCCAGATCTGCGACTACGCACCCATCGAGTCGTACGACTCCGCGCAGCTGGCCGACGTGCGCGCCACGGCTGACGACCTCGGCCTGCGCCTGGAACTCGGCACCCGCGGCGTCCGCCCCGCCCACCTGCTCAAGTACCTCGACATGGCACGGCAGTTGGACGTCACCCTGGTCCGCTCCATGCTCAACACGGCGGACCACCGGCCGGACACCACCGAGGCGGTCTCCCTCCTCAAGGAGGTGGTGCCCCCCTACGAGGACGCCGGTGTCACCCTCGGCCTGGAGACCTACGAGCAGGTGTCGACCGACGACCTGCTGGCTGTCGTACGCGGGGTCGACAGCGAGCGGCTCGGAGTCGTCCTCGACCCGGGCAACAGCGTCGCCCGCCTGGAACGCCCGGTGGACGTCGTGACCGCCACCGCGCCGCACGTGGTCAACATCCACGTCAAGGACTTCGCCTTCACCCGGAGGGACGGCTGGGTCGGCTTCACCTACGCCGGCTGCCCCCTCGGCGAAGGCCTTCTGGACTACGACGCGATGATCGCCGCCGTCCGGGCCGCCCGGCCGGACGCGGACGGCATCAACCAGATCGTGGAGCACTGGCTCCCGTGGCAGGACGAGGGCTTCGACGCCACCGCCCGGCTCGAAGACCAGTGGACACAGCACAGCATCAACACCCTTCTGAGGAGCAAGTAA
- a CDS encoding triose-phosphate isomerase family protein, with the protein MPAPTRPPLLLGVSLKMYFGHHQTLNWARKIAALADEHPAVTSGEARLFVLPAFPTLIPAAGILAPYGIALGAQDLATEDTGPYTGEVGGPLLKEIGCRYAEVGHAERRRLYGEGDTVVAAKTAAALRNGLTPVLCIGERDRGTPQEAAERTVAEAARLLHGLDGTVVLAYEPQWAIGAPEPASAEHIATVCTALREWLNTRPQHAGSQVIYGGSAGPGLLTRLGGAADGLFLGRFAHDPDNVRAILDEIRAPADDEFEAPADTAVA; encoded by the coding sequence ATGCCCGCCCCCACCCGGCCGCCCCTCCTGCTGGGGGTGAGCCTGAAGATGTACTTCGGCCACCACCAGACGCTCAACTGGGCCCGGAAGATAGCCGCTCTGGCCGACGAGCACCCCGCCGTGACCTCCGGCGAGGCCCGCCTCTTCGTCCTGCCGGCCTTCCCGACCCTGATCCCGGCCGCCGGAATCCTCGCGCCCTACGGCATCGCGCTCGGCGCCCAGGACCTCGCCACCGAGGACACAGGACCGTACACCGGCGAGGTCGGCGGCCCCCTCCTCAAGGAGATCGGCTGCCGCTACGCCGAGGTCGGCCACGCCGAACGCCGCCGCCTGTACGGCGAGGGCGACACGGTGGTCGCCGCCAAGACGGCCGCCGCCCTGCGCAACGGCCTCACCCCTGTCCTGTGCATCGGCGAACGCGACCGGGGGACACCCCAGGAAGCTGCCGAACGCACGGTCGCCGAGGCCGCCCGCCTCCTCCACGGCCTGGACGGCACGGTCGTCCTCGCGTACGAGCCCCAGTGGGCCATCGGCGCACCGGAACCGGCCTCGGCCGAACACATCGCCACCGTGTGCACGGCCCTGCGGGAGTGGCTGAACACCCGCCCCCAGCACGCCGGTTCACAGGTCATCTACGGCGGCAGCGCGGGCCCCGGCCTGCTCACCCGTCTCGGGGGAGCGGCGGACGGCCTCTTCCTCGGCCGCTTCGCCCACGACCCGGACAACGTCCGAGCGATCCTCGACGAGATCCGCGCCCCGGCCGACGACGAGTTCGAAGCCCCGGCTGACACGGCGGTGGCGTGA
- a CDS encoding ribose-5-phosphate isomerase codes for MTDKLRIVVGSDDAGHQYKEALKQDLLGSSLVAEVTDVGVDADGHTAYPEVAIAAAEMVARGEADRALLVCGTGLGVAIAANKVKGIRAVTAHDSFSVERAVLSNNAQILTFGQRVVGLELARRLAAEWLTYRFDETSASAAKVQLMSDYEDASEDADAGAAA; via the coding sequence ATGACCGACAAGCTCCGTATCGTCGTCGGATCCGACGACGCAGGCCACCAGTACAAGGAAGCCCTCAAGCAGGACCTGCTGGGCAGTTCGCTGGTCGCCGAGGTCACCGATGTCGGCGTCGACGCCGACGGCCACACCGCCTACCCCGAGGTCGCCATCGCCGCCGCCGAGATGGTCGCCCGCGGCGAGGCCGACCGCGCCCTCCTGGTGTGCGGCACCGGACTCGGCGTCGCCATCGCGGCCAACAAGGTCAAGGGCATCCGCGCCGTCACCGCCCACGACTCCTTCTCCGTCGAGCGGGCCGTCCTGTCCAACAACGCGCAGATCCTGACCTTCGGCCAGCGTGTCGTCGGCCTCGAACTCGCCCGCCGCCTCGCCGCCGAATGGCTCACCTACCGCTTCGACGAGACCTCCGCGTCCGCGGCGAAGGTCCAGCTCATGAGCGACTACGAGGACGCCTCCGAGGACGCCGACGCCGGAGCGGCCGCCTGA
- a CDS encoding dihydroxyacetone kinase family protein: MTRLFNDPAAFADEALEGFAAAHRGWVRPVTGGVVRAAGTPAGQVAVVVGGGSGHYPAFSGLVGRGLAHGAAVGNVFASPSAQQIRSVARSADGGAGVLLMYGNYAGDVLHFGQAAERLAGDGIEARTFAVTDDISSAAPEESAKRRGIAGDLPVFKAAAAAAEEGLPLDEVLRVAEHANARTRSFGIAFSGCTLPGADHPLFTVPEARMAVGLGIHGEPGIGEESLPTADEAARLMVAALLRELPEGVDTPAGQRAAVILNGLGSVKYEELFVVYRKVAALLGDAGVDIVDPEVGELVTSFDMAGVSLTLTWLDDRLEQLWRAPADTPAYRKGSPLAQEPAAEAARYVEEIDDTRVPDATEESRGSATHVLAALNALADTVDSHADELGRIDAVAGDGDHGIGMQRGTTAALEAAVRAHDLGAGAGTVLVHAGDAWADKAGGTSGALWGTILRSLGTRLGDQDAPTATTVARGVSDASDAVRRLGGAEVGDKTMVDVLVPFADTLAEAAGEGLPLTESWQRAAVTAEKAAAATADLLPRKGRARPHAEKSLGTPDAGAHSLALITRAVHGVLPDHPLDQH, from the coding sequence ATGACCCGGCTCTTCAACGACCCCGCGGCCTTCGCCGACGAGGCCCTCGAAGGCTTCGCCGCCGCCCACCGCGGCTGGGTGCGCCCCGTCACCGGGGGAGTCGTCCGCGCCGCCGGAACCCCCGCCGGGCAGGTCGCCGTCGTCGTCGGCGGCGGATCGGGCCACTACCCGGCCTTCTCCGGACTGGTCGGCCGGGGCCTCGCGCACGGCGCCGCCGTGGGCAACGTCTTCGCCTCGCCCTCCGCACAGCAGATCCGCTCCGTGGCACGCTCCGCCGACGGCGGCGCGGGCGTCCTGCTCATGTACGGCAACTACGCGGGCGACGTCCTCCACTTCGGACAGGCCGCCGAACGCCTGGCCGGCGACGGCATCGAGGCCCGTACCTTCGCCGTCACCGACGACATCTCCTCCGCCGCGCCGGAGGAGTCCGCCAAGCGCCGCGGCATCGCGGGCGACCTGCCCGTCTTCAAGGCGGCGGCCGCCGCGGCCGAGGAGGGCCTGCCGCTGGACGAGGTGCTGCGCGTGGCCGAACACGCCAACGCCCGCACCCGCTCCTTCGGCATCGCGTTCTCCGGCTGCACCCTGCCCGGCGCCGACCACCCCCTGTTCACCGTCCCCGAAGCCCGGATGGCCGTCGGCCTCGGCATCCACGGGGAGCCCGGCATCGGCGAGGAGTCCCTGCCGACCGCCGACGAGGCGGCACGGCTCATGGTCGCCGCCCTCCTCAGGGAACTCCCCGAGGGCGTCGACACGCCCGCCGGACAGCGCGCCGCCGTGATACTCAACGGCCTGGGCTCGGTCAAGTACGAGGAACTGTTCGTCGTCTACCGCAAGGTCGCCGCCCTGCTCGGCGACGCGGGCGTCGACATCGTCGACCCGGAGGTCGGCGAACTCGTCACCAGCTTCGACATGGCCGGCGTGTCCCTCACCCTGACCTGGCTCGACGACCGGCTTGAGCAGCTGTGGCGCGCTCCGGCCGACACCCCGGCCTACCGCAAGGGCTCCCCCCTCGCACAGGAGCCGGCGGCCGAGGCGGCACGGTACGTCGAGGAGATCGACGACACCCGCGTCCCGGACGCCACCGAGGAGTCCCGCGGCTCGGCCACCCATGTCCTGGCGGCCCTGAACGCCCTCGCCGACACCGTCGACTCGCACGCCGACGAACTCGGCCGCATCGACGCGGTGGCCGGCGACGGCGACCACGGCATCGGTATGCAGCGCGGCACAACGGCCGCTCTGGAGGCGGCGGTTCGCGCCCACGACCTGGGCGCCGGCGCCGGAACCGTCCTCGTCCACGCCGGAGACGCCTGGGCCGACAAGGCCGGCGGCACCTCCGGCGCCCTGTGGGGCACCATCCTGCGCTCCCTCGGTACGCGCCTCGGCGACCAGGACGCCCCGACCGCGACCACGGTCGCCCGGGGAGTCTCCGACGCCTCCGACGCCGTACGCCGACTGGGCGGCGCGGAGGTCGGCGACAAGACGATGGTCGACGTCCTCGTGCCCTTCGCCGACACCCTCGCCGAAGCCGCGGGCGAAGGCCTGCCGCTCACCGAGTCCTGGCAGCGCGCCGCCGTCACCGCCGAGAAGGCCGCCGCCGCCACCGCCGACCTGCTGCCCCGCAAGGGCCGCGCCCGGCCGCACGCCGAGAAGTCCCTGGGCACCCCCGACGCGGGCGCCCACTCGCTCGCCCTCATCACCCGCGCCGTACACGGCGTCCTGCCCGACCACCCGCTCGACCAGCACTGA
- a CDS encoding MFS transporter produces MVADAPSAAVERTAIKKVSVRLVPFVALMFFVNYLDRTAVSFAEPNGMGQDLALTAAQFGFASGIFFLGYIVLEVPSNMALHRFGARRWLARIMVTWGIVSLLFTWVDSTGQLYTLRFLLGVAEAGFFPGAILFLSQWVPSRHRTKILGLFYLAQPLTTVLGAPLAGWLIGHHGLFGLEGWRVMFLFVSVPAILLGVIAWFYLIDKPADAKWLTPAERDWLTDELAAENAQKTGHEDKHAKGDLKKAFTNGRVWVLAMVYFGFVYGLYALAFFLPTIIDGFQEQYDTTFSVMDKAWITAIPYLPAAVVLFFWTRHATKHGTRVWHVAGPAVVGGVTIPLALYMGSPTATVAVITVTACSIFAALPVFWSVPSRFLTGAAAAAGIALINTAGNVAGFASSYITGWLKDWTGDYYVPLYLVGFFMLLSAVLMIWLSARGGTAEPATAAENKPMEALR; encoded by the coding sequence ATGGTTGCCGACGCGCCATCCGCGGCAGTCGAAAGAACTGCCATCAAGAAGGTCTCAGTCCGCCTCGTGCCGTTCGTGGCACTGATGTTCTTCGTGAACTACCTGGACCGCACAGCCGTTTCATTCGCCGAGCCGAACGGCATGGGCCAGGACCTGGCGCTCACCGCCGCCCAGTTCGGCTTCGCGTCCGGGATCTTCTTCCTCGGTTACATCGTGCTTGAGGTCCCCAGCAACATGGCCCTGCACCGCTTCGGTGCCCGCCGCTGGCTGGCCCGGATCATGGTGACCTGGGGCATCGTCTCCCTCCTGTTCACCTGGGTGGACAGCACGGGCCAGCTCTACACCCTGCGGTTCCTGCTCGGTGTGGCGGAAGCCGGCTTCTTCCCCGGAGCGATCCTCTTCCTCAGCCAGTGGGTGCCCTCACGGCACCGCACCAAGATCCTCGGGCTCTTCTACCTGGCACAGCCGCTGACCACGGTCCTCGGCGCCCCGCTGGCGGGCTGGCTCATCGGCCACCACGGTCTGTTCGGCCTTGAAGGCTGGCGCGTGATGTTCCTGTTCGTGTCGGTGCCGGCCATCCTCCTGGGCGTCATCGCGTGGTTCTACCTCATCGACAAGCCCGCCGACGCGAAGTGGCTCACGCCCGCCGAGCGCGACTGGCTGACCGACGAGCTCGCCGCGGAGAACGCGCAGAAGACGGGCCACGAGGACAAGCACGCCAAGGGAGACCTCAAGAAGGCCTTCACCAACGGCCGTGTCTGGGTACTGGCGATGGTCTACTTCGGCTTCGTCTACGGCCTCTACGCCCTCGCCTTCTTCCTGCCGACGATCATCGACGGCTTCCAGGAGCAGTACGACACCACGTTCAGCGTGATGGACAAGGCCTGGATCACCGCGATCCCGTACCTGCCCGCCGCGGTCGTCCTCTTCTTCTGGACGCGGCACGCCACCAAGCACGGCACCCGCGTCTGGCATGTGGCCGGACCCGCCGTCGTCGGCGGTGTCACCATCCCGCTCGCCCTCTACATGGGCTCCCCGACGGCCACGGTCGCGGTGATCACCGTGACCGCGTGTTCCATCTTCGCGGCCCTGCCCGTCTTCTGGTCCGTACCCTCCCGCTTCCTGACCGGAGCCGCGGCCGCCGCCGGTATCGCCCTGATCAACACCGCGGGCAACGTCGCCGGATTCGCGTCCAGCTACATCACCGGCTGGCTCAAGGACTGGACCGGCGACTACTACGTACCGCTCTACCTGGTCGGCTTCTTCATGCTCCTGTCCGCGGTCCTGATGATCTGGCTCTCCGCCCGGGGCGGCACCGCGGAACCGGCCACCGCAGCAGAGAACAAGCCCATGGAGGCCCTCCGATGA
- a CDS encoding FadR/GntR family transcriptional regulator, translating to MTVTSQPDDQTSGAAPDLAQLLRPVVRESSVSEVAKRLLDHLSAGDIKPGTRLPAERQLAEALGVARSSVRGALSTLDVLGIIEIRPGSGSYVREGTSEFLPRAINWGLMLGQRRTQDLVEVRTYLEAVSARLAAERATDEDLARLEEHLQHMREAGGDAKAFIDADIDFHLELARIARNSVLSDILHSIRALLQVWMERVSDIEGTVSGTLCEHDAVLAALRARDPEAADRAMAEHMVMASRRLRESVDAEAP from the coding sequence GTGACCGTGACCAGTCAGCCCGACGACCAGACCTCCGGGGCCGCCCCCGACCTCGCCCAACTCCTGCGCCCCGTGGTGCGCGAGTCCTCCGTCAGCGAGGTCGCCAAGCGGCTCCTCGACCACCTGTCGGCGGGCGACATAAAGCCCGGTACGCGCCTGCCCGCCGAGCGTCAGCTCGCCGAGGCGCTCGGCGTCGCCCGCTCCAGCGTCCGCGGCGCGCTGTCCACGCTGGACGTGCTCGGCATCATCGAGATCCGGCCCGGCTCGGGCTCGTACGTGCGCGAGGGGACGTCGGAGTTCCTGCCGCGGGCGATCAACTGGGGGCTGATGCTGGGGCAGCGGCGTACGCAGGATCTGGTGGAGGTGCGTACGTACCTGGAGGCGGTGTCGGCGCGGCTGGCCGCGGAGCGGGCCACGGACGAGGACCTGGCGCGTCTGGAGGAGCATCTGCAGCACATGCGGGAGGCCGGGGGTGACGCCAAGGCCTTCATCGACGCCGACATCGACTTCCACCTGGAGCTGGCCCGTATCGCGCGCAACAGTGTGCTGAGCGACATCCTGCACAGCATCCGGGCGCTGCTCCAGGTGTGGATGGAACGGGTCAGTGACATCGAGGGCACGGTCAGTGGGACGTTGTGCGAGCATGACGCGGTGCTGGCCGCCTTGCGGGCGCGGGATCCTGAGGCGGCGGATCGGGCGATGGCCGAGCATATGGTGATGGCCAGCCGGCGGCTCCGCGAGTCCGTGGACGCGGAGGCCCCGTAA